One stretch of Saccharopolyspora erythraea DNA includes these proteins:
- a CDS encoding sugar-binding transcriptional regulator — MSRNSPTPGLGETITAAAIARRFYLQGQSKLEIAEEFGISRFKVARIISAAQESGLIRIEFDMPYPIDVPLSDEIRSAYGLRQVLVLNRAHTDEERPERRRRIGALAAELLSEIVTSDDVIGLSWARSVNAMAESIRSLPSCPIVQLCGVQAGMDMRDRSVETVNRVAAATGGQAYPIYGPLVLPDRRTAQILREQPGIAETFARFRQLTKAVVSIGAWQEGESTVYDALSPAEREAIGRRGATAEVAARLFDAEGNALSTGLAHHVLAITQEELRRVPEVVALGYTEPKAAAIDAVLRSGIVTTLITDAEAADALLERATRRPPQTAAQE, encoded by the coding sequence ATGAGCAGGAACTCACCCACTCCCGGGCTCGGCGAGACCATCACCGCCGCCGCCATCGCGCGCCGGTTCTACCTCCAGGGGCAGTCCAAGCTGGAGATCGCCGAGGAGTTCGGGATCAGCCGGTTCAAGGTCGCCCGCATAATCTCAGCAGCTCAGGAGAGCGGACTGATCCGGATCGAGTTCGACATGCCCTACCCGATCGACGTGCCGCTCTCCGACGAGATCCGGTCCGCCTACGGGCTGCGGCAGGTGCTCGTGCTCAACCGAGCGCACACGGACGAGGAACGGCCCGAGCGGCGCAGGCGGATCGGCGCGCTGGCCGCCGAACTGCTCTCCGAGATCGTCACCTCCGACGATGTGATCGGGCTTTCCTGGGCACGGTCGGTCAACGCGATGGCCGAGTCGATCCGCTCGCTGCCGAGCTGCCCGATCGTGCAGCTGTGCGGGGTGCAGGCGGGCATGGACATGCGCGACCGCTCGGTGGAGACCGTCAACCGGGTCGCGGCCGCCACCGGCGGCCAGGCGTACCCGATCTACGGCCCGCTGGTGCTGCCCGACCGGCGCACCGCGCAGATCCTGCGCGAGCAGCCCGGCATCGCCGAGACCTTCGCCCGGTTCCGGCAGCTGACCAAGGCGGTGGTGAGCATCGGGGCGTGGCAGGAGGGCGAGTCCACGGTCTACGACGCGTTGAGCCCGGCCGAGCGCGAGGCGATCGGGCGTCGCGGGGCCACGGCCGAGGTCGCGGCCCGGCTGTTCGACGCCGAGGGCAACGCGCTCTCGACCGGACTGGCGCACCACGTGCTGGCGATCACCCAGGAGGAGCTGCGCCGAGTCCCGGAAGTGGTCGCGCTGGGTTACACCGAGCCGAAGGCGGCCGCGATCGACGCGGTGCTGCGCTC
- a CDS encoding zinc-dependent alcohol dehydrogenase family protein yields the protein MRAAIVDRPGSVRVGDVQDPSPGERDVVIKVGACGICGTDLHIADGHFPPTPYPIVPGHEFAGEVVELGSEAPGDFRIGDRVAVDPSLFCGYCTPCRSGHGNLCANWNATGDTVNGAFAEYVSVPAATCYRMPDEMTWEQGALVEPVSCAVHGVRQIGVEAGERFLVVGAGTMGLLMQQLLQRGGAHVTVVDRNTARLGRASRLGAVAVAGDVAELDGERFDAAVDCTGAAPAIEAAFDSLRRGGRLLVFGVAPAEARVSLSPFRIYNDEITIVGSMAVLHSYGAALDLVASGAVNTDELLTDRLTLEDFPKALELMRSGAGLKVQVLPGGVDA from the coding sequence ATGCGAGCCGCGATCGTTGACCGGCCCGGTTCGGTCCGGGTGGGCGACGTGCAGGACCCCAGTCCGGGGGAGCGGGACGTGGTGATCAAGGTCGGTGCGTGCGGCATCTGCGGCACGGACCTGCACATCGCCGACGGGCACTTCCCGCCCACCCCGTATCCGATCGTGCCCGGGCACGAGTTCGCGGGTGAGGTGGTCGAGCTCGGGTCCGAGGCCCCGGGCGACTTCCGGATCGGCGACCGCGTGGCGGTGGACCCGTCGCTGTTCTGCGGCTACTGCACCCCCTGCCGTTCCGGGCACGGCAACCTCTGCGCGAACTGGAACGCCACGGGCGACACCGTCAACGGTGCGTTCGCCGAGTACGTGTCGGTACCCGCCGCGACCTGCTACCGGATGCCCGACGAGATGACCTGGGAGCAGGGCGCGCTGGTCGAGCCGGTGTCGTGCGCGGTGCACGGCGTGCGCCAGATCGGCGTGGAGGCCGGTGAGCGCTTCCTGGTCGTCGGCGCGGGCACGATGGGCCTGCTGATGCAGCAGCTCTTGCAGCGCGGCGGCGCCCACGTCACGGTCGTCGACCGCAACACCGCGCGGCTGGGCCGGGCGAGCAGGCTGGGCGCGGTGGCCGTGGCCGGCGATGTCGCCGAGCTGGACGGCGAGCGCTTCGACGCCGCGGTGGACTGCACCGGGGCGGCCCCCGCGATCGAGGCCGCCTTCGACTCGCTGCGCCGCGGCGGCCGGCTGCTCGTGTTCGGCGTCGCCCCTGCCGAGGCCAGGGTGTCGCTGTCGCCGTTCCGCATCTACAACGACGAGATCACCATCGTCGGCTCGATGGCGGTGCTGCACAGCTACGGCGCGGCGCTGGACCTGGTGGCATCGGGTGCGGTGAACACGGACGAGCTGCTCACCGACCGGCTGACTCTGGAGGACTTCCCCAAGGCGCTGGAACTGATGCGCAGCGGTGCGGGACTGAAGGTGCAGGTGCTACCGGGAGGTGTCGATGCGTAG
- a CDS encoding ABC transporter substrate-binding protein: MRSRRRNPVLALLAVAALLMLTGCAGAGALGAGGRTLVVAIVSNPQMEDAVALADRFERENPGIHLKFVQLPENQARAKITSSTATEGGEFDVVMISNYETQQWAANGWLENLQPYIDASPGYDPDDFIPSIRDSLSYQGAMHAVPFYGESSFLTYRKDLFDRAGLKMPERPTWRQVAEFAAKLDDDKAGVAGICLRGKPGWGESLAPFTTVANTFGARYFDENWNAQLTSPEFRAAAEFYVNLVREHGEVGASSAGFSECGTRYAQGQAAMWYDATVMAGTNEDPTSSKVVGKSGYVAAPVERTPDSGWLYTWSLAMPKVAEDKDAAWRFMRWMTDKRFVREVGTTFGWNRVPPGCRLSTYQIPEYQQAAQAYAQPTLDGINRATQANTMTRPVPYPGIQFAGIPEFQDLGTRVSQQLSAAVAGQISVDEALRQSQEYAETVGESYRETR; encoded by the coding sequence ATGCGTAGCAGGCGGCGGAACCCAGTGCTGGCGCTGCTCGCGGTGGCGGCACTGCTGATGCTCACCGGGTGCGCGGGCGCCGGGGCGCTCGGTGCGGGCGGGCGGACACTGGTCGTGGCGATCGTGTCGAACCCGCAGATGGAGGACGCGGTCGCGCTGGCGGACCGGTTCGAACGCGAGAACCCGGGCATCCACCTGAAGTTCGTGCAGCTGCCCGAGAACCAGGCGCGCGCCAAGATCACCTCGTCCACCGCCACCGAGGGCGGCGAGTTCGACGTGGTGATGATCAGCAACTACGAGACCCAGCAGTGGGCGGCCAACGGCTGGCTGGAGAACCTGCAGCCCTACATCGACGCCAGCCCCGGCTACGACCCCGACGACTTCATCCCCAGCATCCGCGACTCGCTGTCCTACCAGGGCGCGATGCACGCCGTGCCGTTCTACGGCGAGTCCTCGTTCCTGACCTACCGCAAGGACCTCTTCGACCGCGCCGGGCTGAAGATGCCCGAGCGGCCGACCTGGCGGCAGGTCGCGGAGTTCGCCGCGAAGCTCGACGACGACAAGGCGGGCGTCGCCGGGATCTGCCTGCGCGGCAAGCCCGGCTGGGGCGAGAGCCTGGCGCCGTTCACCACCGTCGCCAACACCTTCGGGGCCCGCTACTTCGACGAGAACTGGAACGCGCAGCTGACCTCGCCGGAGTTCCGGGCGGCCGCGGAGTTCTACGTGAACCTGGTGCGCGAGCACGGCGAGGTCGGCGCCTCCAGCGCCGGGTTCTCCGAGTGCGGCACGCGCTACGCCCAGGGGCAGGCCGCGATGTGGTACGACGCCACCGTCATGGCCGGCACCAACGAGGACCCCACCAGCAGCAAGGTCGTGGGCAAGTCCGGGTACGTGGCCGCGCCGGTGGAGCGCACGCCCGACAGCGGCTGGCTCTACACGTGGTCGCTGGCGATGCCGAAGGTCGCCGAGGACAAGGACGCCGCGTGGCGGTTCATGCGGTGGATGACCGACAAGCGGTTCGTGCGGGAGGTCGGCACGACCTTCGGCTGGAACCGGGTGCCGCCGGGCTGCCGGCTGTCGACCTACCAGATCCCCGAGTACCAGCAGGCCGCGCAGGCTTACGCCCAGCCCACCCTCGACGGGATCAACCGCGCCACCCAGGCCAACACCATGACCCGTCCGGTGCCCTACCCGGGCATCCAGTTCGCGGGCATCCCGGAGTTCCAGGACCTGGGCACCCGCGTGAGCCAGCAGCTCTCCGCCGCCGTGGCCGGACAGATCTCGGTCGACGAGGCGCTGCGGCAGTCCCAGGAGTACGCCGAGACCGTCGGCGAGTCGTACCGGGAGACGAGATGA
- a CDS encoding carbohydrate ABC transporter permease translates to MTPTTPTTPTQPAQDVAERTGTAGPQPRKQAGKWSATAWKRRAPLMPALLFTVVVTQVPFLLTVFYSFQSWNLVRPGSRHFVGLRNYVDVFADSQFRGAMLNTVLLTVVCVLVALLLGLGLAMLLDRQFVGRGVVRTLLITPFLILPAAGALLWKTTMFDPTYGLLNFVFGGDTDWLSEYPLASVMAQVVWQWTPFMMLLVLAGLQAQSREVLEAAQVDGAGRWRIFTSITLPQLSRYMQLAVLLGAIYVVNSFDAIFLMTQGGPGTASTNLPYYIYQRAFEGFDVGQSSAMGVIVVVLTLVVATFALRLMFRTFGVSGEAR, encoded by the coding sequence ATGACTCCGACCACCCCCACGACTCCGACCCAGCCCGCGCAGGACGTCGCCGAGCGAACGGGAACCGCAGGACCGCAACCGCGCAAGCAGGCGGGCAAGTGGTCGGCGACGGCGTGGAAGCGCCGGGCACCGCTGATGCCCGCCCTGCTGTTCACCGTCGTGGTCACCCAGGTGCCGTTCCTGCTCACGGTGTTCTACTCGTTCCAGTCCTGGAACCTGGTGCGCCCCGGGTCGCGGCACTTCGTCGGGCTGCGCAACTACGTCGACGTCTTCGCCGACAGCCAGTTCCGCGGCGCGATGCTCAACACGGTGCTGCTGACCGTGGTCTGCGTGCTGGTGGCGCTGCTGCTGGGACTCGGGCTGGCGATGCTGCTCGACCGCCAGTTCGTCGGCAGGGGTGTGGTGCGCACGCTGCTCATCACCCCGTTCCTGATCCTGCCCGCGGCCGGGGCGCTGCTGTGGAAGACCACGATGTTCGACCCGACCTACGGGCTGCTGAACTTCGTCTTCGGCGGTGACACCGACTGGCTGTCGGAGTACCCGCTGGCCTCGGTGATGGCCCAGGTCGTGTGGCAGTGGACGCCGTTCATGATGCTGCTGGTGCTGGCCGGGCTGCAGGCGCAGTCCCGCGAGGTGCTGGAGGCCGCGCAGGTCGACGGTGCCGGGCGCTGGCGGATCTTCACCTCGATCACGCTGCCGCAGCTGAGCCGGTACATGCAGCTCGCGGTGCTGCTCGGCGCGATCTACGTCGTCAACAGCTTCGACGCGATCTTCCTGATGACCCAGGGCGGGCCGGGAACCGCGAGCACCAACCTGCCCTACTACATCTACCAGCGCGCCTTCGAGGGCTTCGACGTCGGGCAGTCCTCGGCGATGGGCGTGATCGTGGTGGTTCTGACCCTGGTCGTGGCGACCTTCGCGCTGCGACTGATGTTCCGCACCTTCGGGGTGAGCGGGGAGGCGAGATGA
- a CDS encoding carbohydrate ABC transporter permease, producing the protein MSTRAGTPLGRSALTAFTWLVAVLFVFPLLWMVLTSFKQEADAYTDPPRLVFTPTLEQFAGVLERGFLPYLGNSAFVTVVSTVLVLLMAVPASYALSIAAVPGTRDALGFFLSTKMLPIVAAIIPLYVISQNLKLLDNVWALVVLYTAMNLPLAVWMMRSFFLEVPKEMVEAGRVDGANLPTLLFRVVLPVVAPGIAATALICVIFSWTEFFYAVNLTAAQAGTVPVFLVGFITSEGLYWAQLSAAALLASLPVMVVGWIAQNHLVRGLSMGAVK; encoded by the coding sequence ATGAGTACGCGTGCCGGCACTCCGCTCGGCCGGTCGGCGCTGACGGCGTTCACCTGGCTGGTCGCGGTCCTGTTCGTGTTCCCGCTGCTGTGGATGGTGCTGACCTCCTTCAAACAGGAGGCCGACGCCTACACCGACCCGCCGCGGCTGGTGTTCACCCCGACGCTGGAGCAGTTCGCCGGGGTCCTGGAGCGCGGGTTCCTGCCCTACCTGGGCAACTCGGCGTTCGTGACCGTCGTGTCGACGGTGCTGGTGCTGCTGATGGCGGTGCCGGCGTCCTACGCACTGTCGATCGCGGCGGTGCCGGGCACCCGCGACGCGCTCGGTTTCTTCCTGTCCACCAAGATGCTGCCGATCGTCGCGGCGATCATCCCGCTCTACGTCATCTCGCAGAACCTCAAGCTGCTGGACAACGTCTGGGCGCTGGTCGTGCTCTACACCGCGATGAACCTGCCGCTGGCGGTGTGGATGATGCGCTCGTTCTTCCTGGAGGTGCCGAAGGAGATGGTCGAGGCGGGCCGCGTGGACGGCGCGAACCTGCCGACGCTGCTGTTCCGGGTGGTGCTGCCGGTGGTCGCGCCCGGCATCGCCGCCACCGCGCTGATCTGCGTGATCTTCTCCTGGACCGAGTTTTTCTACGCGGTGAACCTCACCGCGGCCCAGGCGGGGACGGTGCCGGTCTTCCTGGTCGGCTTCATCACCAGCGAGGGCCTGTACTGGGCGCAGCTCTCGGCGGCGGCGCTGCTGGCCTCGCTGCCGGTGATGGTGGTCGGCTGGATCGCCCAGAACCACCTGGTGCGCGGCCTTTCCATGGGCGCGGTGAAGTAA
- a CDS encoding ABC transporter ATP-binding protein: MAEVVYASASRVYPGSTPVRAVDRLDLEVADGEFLVLVGPSGSGKSTALRMLAGLEDVNEGDIRIGERNVTGLPPKDRDIAMVFQSYALYPHMTVAENMGFALKLRGRPKDEIRAKVTEAAEMLDLGKYLDRKPKALSGGQRQRVAMGRAIVREPSVFLMDEPLSNLDAKLRVETRANIAGLQRRLGTTTLYVTHDQVEAMTMGDRVAVLKDGLLQQCASPRELYDHPANSFVASFIGSPSMNLLEVVPGSDGIELGGLTVPLPRDVAAEVGDLSRVVFGVRPECLRPAGESEAGFDLTVELVEELGADGYVHGTLSHGGEEKRVVVRVDGRVPPRLGERLRVTLRDFDEVHFFRPDTTLRIGS; this comes from the coding sequence ATGGCTGAAGTCGTCTACGCGAGCGCCTCGCGGGTGTACCCGGGCAGCACCCCGGTCCGCGCGGTCGACCGGCTCGACCTGGAGGTGGCCGACGGCGAGTTCCTGGTGCTGGTGGGCCCCTCGGGCTCGGGCAAGTCCACGGCGCTGCGCATGCTCGCGGGCCTGGAGGACGTCAACGAGGGCGACATCCGCATCGGCGAGCGCAACGTGACCGGGCTGCCGCCGAAGGACCGGGACATCGCGATGGTGTTCCAGTCCTACGCGCTGTACCCGCACATGACGGTGGCCGAGAACATGGGTTTCGCCCTCAAGCTGCGGGGCAGGCCGAAGGACGAGATCCGCGCCAAGGTCACCGAGGCCGCCGAGATGCTCGACCTCGGCAAGTACCTGGACCGCAAGCCGAAGGCGCTTTCCGGCGGTCAGCGGCAGCGGGTGGCGATGGGCCGGGCGATCGTGCGCGAGCCCAGCGTGTTCCTGATGGACGAGCCGCTGTCCAACCTGGACGCGAAGCTGCGGGTGGAGACCCGCGCCAACATCGCCGGTCTCCAGCGGCGCCTGGGCACCACCACCCTGTACGTCACCCACGACCAGGTCGAGGCGATGACGATGGGCGACCGGGTGGCGGTGCTCAAGGACGGGCTGCTGCAGCAGTGCGCCTCGCCCCGCGAGCTCTACGACCACCCGGCGAACTCGTTCGTGGCGAGCTTCATCGGCTCCCCGTCGATGAACCTGTTGGAGGTGGTCCCCGGCAGCGACGGGATCGAGCTGGGCGGCCTGACCGTCCCGCTGCCGCGCGACGTCGCGGCCGAGGTCGGTGACCTCTCGCGGGTGGTGTTCGGCGTCCGGCCGGAGTGCCTGCGGCCCGCGGGCGAGAGCGAAGCCGGTTTCGACCTCACCGTCGAACTGGTCGAGGAGCTCGGTGCCGATGGCTACGTGCACGGGACGCTGTCCCACGGTGGCGAGGAGAAGCGCGTGGTCGTGCGGGTCGACGGGCGGGTCCCTCCCCGGCTGGGGGAGCGGCTCCGGGTGACCCTGCGCGACTTCGACGAGGTCCACTTCTTCCGCCCGGACACCACCCTACGCATCGGCAGCTGA
- a CDS encoding phage holin family protein, whose translation MATRVQPVHRVSAAERSTPQLVADLSEQLTHLVRTEMRLAQREMRERGKEAGKGAAALGAAGVFGLLGGATLVATVVLLLSLVLAAWLAALIVAVVLLLVSGGAALVGRSRLRRAAPAVPERTIGEVREDVELVKEAGRR comes from the coding sequence ATGGCGACGCGAGTCCAGCCCGTGCACCGGGTTTCTGCGGCCGAGCGTTCCACCCCGCAGTTGGTCGCCGACCTCAGCGAACAGCTCACGCACCTGGTCCGCACCGAAATGCGGCTCGCGCAGCGGGAGATGCGGGAGCGCGGCAAGGAGGCGGGCAAGGGCGCCGCCGCGCTCGGCGCGGCGGGCGTGTTCGGCCTGCTGGGTGGAGCGACGCTGGTCGCCACGGTGGTCCTGCTGCTGTCGCTGGTGCTCGCCGCCTGGCTGGCGGCGCTGATCGTGGCGGTGGTGCTGCTGCTGGTGTCCGGTGGCGCCGCTCTGGTGGGCCGCTCCCGGCTGCGCCGGGCCGCACCGGCCGTGCCGGAGCGGACCATCGGCGAGGTCCGGGAGGACGTCGAGCTGGTGAAGGAGGCGGGCCGGCGATGA
- a CDS encoding DUF3618 domain-containing protein, producing the protein MSAKHRGRDTGDDDADRLDADRELTREELGETIQELANRARAPERSKQAVYERVKGTQDRAADVAHRVGDPRNDVWVYVAASAAVGIAVYALARRRAPKPKVKPLFRLCALSGR; encoded by the coding sequence ATGAGCGCGAAGCACCGGGGCCGCGACACCGGCGACGACGACGCGGATCGGCTGGACGCGGACCGGGAGCTGACCCGGGAGGAGCTGGGCGAGACCATCCAGGAGCTCGCCAACCGCGCGCGGGCGCCGGAGCGCTCCAAGCAGGCGGTGTACGAGCGGGTGAAGGGCACTCAGGACCGCGCCGCCGACGTGGCGCATCGAGTTGGCGACCCGCGCAACGACGTCTGGGTCTACGTCGCTGCATCCGCCGCGGTGGGCATCGCCGTCTACGCCTTGGCCAGGAGAAGAGCGCCCAAGCCGAAGGTGAAGCCGCTCTTCCGGCTGTGCGCGCTTTCCGGGCGATAG
- a CDS encoding NAD-dependent epimerase/dehydratase family protein: protein MSARESMRVVVVGATGNIGTSVVEALGADPAVSGIVAMARREPAQLGPKATWVRADVTSDELVRHFRGADCVVHLAWIFQPTHDPVTTWRNNVMGSLRVFDAVAEAGVPALVHASSVGAYSPGPRRAVDESWPTHGWPGAAYTREKAYLERSLDTYEREHPDIRVVRMRTAFSFKTQAASEQRRLFLGPFVPNRLARPDLVPRIPALAGLRFQAVHSSDLGEAYRLAVRSDVSGAFNVASEPVIDSEVLAELFGARTFRMPVWPARTALAAAWHLHLVPASPGLFDAFLRLPVMDISRAHSVLDWWPRRSSTEAVEEFVHGLRETAGAPTPPLQPRIPGGRVAEIRTGVGQRQ, encoded by the coding sequence ATGAGCGCCAGGGAATCGATGCGCGTAGTCGTCGTGGGGGCGACCGGCAACATCGGCACCAGCGTCGTCGAAGCGCTCGGTGCCGATCCGGCGGTGTCCGGAATCGTGGCGATGGCCAGGCGCGAGCCCGCGCAACTCGGCCCCAAGGCGACCTGGGTCCGAGCCGACGTCACCAGCGACGAACTGGTGCGGCACTTCCGGGGCGCCGACTGCGTCGTGCACCTGGCGTGGATCTTCCAGCCGACCCACGACCCGGTCACGACCTGGCGCAACAACGTCATGGGGAGCCTGCGGGTCTTCGACGCGGTGGCCGAGGCGGGAGTACCCGCCCTGGTGCACGCCTCCTCCGTCGGCGCCTACTCGCCGGGGCCGCGGCGCGCGGTCGACGAGTCGTGGCCGACGCACGGCTGGCCGGGTGCGGCCTACACGCGCGAGAAGGCGTACCTGGAACGCAGCCTGGACACCTACGAGCGCGAGCACCCGGACATCCGCGTCGTGCGGATGCGGACCGCATTCTCGTTCAAGACCCAGGCGGCTTCCGAGCAGCGCAGGCTCTTCCTCGGGCCGTTCGTGCCGAACCGGCTGGCGCGTCCGGACCTCGTCCCGCGCATCCCGGCGCTGGCCGGCCTGCGGTTCCAGGCGGTGCACAGCAGCGACCTCGGGGAGGCGTACCGGCTCGCGGTGCGTTCGGACGTCTCCGGCGCCTTCAACGTCGCTTCCGAACCGGTGATCGACTCGGAGGTGCTGGCGGAGCTCTTCGGGGCGCGGACGTTCCGGATGCCGGTGTGGCCGGCACGAACCGCGCTCGCGGCCGCGTGGCACTTGCACCTCGTACCCGCGTCCCCGGGCTTGTTCGACGCCTTCCTCCGCCTGCCCGTCATGGACATCTCGCGAGCGCATTCGGTGCTGGACTGGTGGCCGAGGCGCAGCTCCACCGAGGCGGTCGAGGAGTTCGTGCACGGTCTCAGGGAGACCGCGGGCGCCCCGACTCCCCCTCTGCAACCCAGGATTCCGGGCGGACGAGTCGCGGAGATCAGGACCGGAGTCGGCCAACGCCAGTAG
- a CDS encoding DUF1206 domain-containing protein → MAGLVRRARQVENSGLVRFLGVAGWSAYGLVHLVIAGLALQIALGDRAEHAAPQGAIGKLAAQPMGTVVLVVLAVGLFGFALSQFCLALIGFGWVREQAVRVTRQLGAAGRGVVAVGIGGLAVKQLMGSPTGSGNSQQQGLTATLLTLPAGGLLVGLVAAVVLAVAVATIRRGVLRSFEEDMDMRSFPGGVRRWVRRLGVVGWIAKGLAYLSIAGLFAAAALSVDARKSGGLDQALHLLAGYPFGQVALVAIAAGFAAFAVFCVAAAAAHRR, encoded by the coding sequence GTGGCTGGTCTGGTGCGCCGAGCGCGGCAGGTGGAGAACAGCGGTCTGGTCCGGTTCCTCGGCGTCGCGGGCTGGTCGGCCTACGGGTTGGTGCACCTGGTCATCGCCGGACTGGCGCTGCAGATCGCGCTGGGCGACCGCGCCGAGCACGCCGCTCCGCAGGGGGCGATCGGCAAGCTCGCCGCGCAGCCGATGGGCACGGTGGTGCTGGTGGTCCTGGCGGTGGGCCTGTTCGGGTTCGCCCTGTCGCAGTTCTGCCTTGCGCTGATCGGCTTCGGCTGGGTGCGCGAGCAGGCCGTCCGAGTCACCAGGCAGCTCGGTGCGGCCGGTCGCGGCGTGGTCGCGGTGGGCATCGGCGGGCTGGCGGTGAAACAGCTCATGGGCAGCCCGACCGGTTCGGGCAACAGCCAGCAGCAGGGGCTGACCGCGACGCTGCTCACCCTGCCCGCGGGCGGTCTCCTGGTCGGGCTGGTGGCCGCGGTCGTCCTCGCGGTCGCCGTCGCGACCATTCGCCGCGGTGTCCTGCGCAGCTTCGAGGAGGACATGGACATGCGCTCGTTCCCCGGTGGTGTGCGCAGGTGGGTGCGGCGCCTGGGGGTCGTGGGCTGGATCGCGAAGGGCCTGGCCTACCTGAGCATCGCGGGGCTGTTCGCCGCCGCGGCCCTCTCGGTCGACGCGCGCAAGTCGGGTGGGCTCGACCAGGCCCTGCACCTCCTCGCCGGCTACCCGTTCGGGCAGGTCGCGCTGGTGGCAATCGCCGCCGGGTTCGCGGCGTTCGCCGTCTTCTGCGTCGCCGCGGCCGCCGCGCACCGCAGGTGA